The sequence AGCGCGAGACCGAGCGCGTGTATTCGAGCCCCGGCAGGCCGGCGATCGCCGTCTCGACCGGGAAGGTGATGCGCTGCTCGGCCTCCAGCGGCGAGAAGCCAGGCGCGGCCGTATTGATCTGCACCTGGACATTGGTGATGTCGGGCACGGCATCGATCTTCAGCCGCCCGAAGCTGTAGGCCCCGATGGCGGCCAGAAGCAGGACCGCGACCAGCACTGCGACACGCTGCCGGATCGACAGCTCGATAATTTTCTCAAGCATTTCCGGGGGCCTCTCAGTGATCGTGGCTTGCGCCGGACTTTTCGATGTCGGCCTTGATGACGTAGCTGTTCTCGGCGGCGTAAACCGTGCCCGGCTTGATGCCGCTGATCACCTCGGTCCATTCCGGCCCCTCCTTGCCGAGTTCGAGCATTCGCACTTCATAGGTCTGGCCGATCTTGGCAAAGACCACGCGGAAGTCGCGGAACTGCTGGATCGCGTCGGTCCTGACCGCCAGCGGCACCTGGCGCTGTTCCACGGTCACCAGCCCGCGCACTGCCATGCCGGGACGCCAGAAGCCGTCGCGGTTGGGAAGCGCAGCCCGCGCGGTCACGGCCTGGCTGGTGACATCGGCAAGCGGGAGGAAATCGCGGATCACCGCGCTCTGCGTGCGCTCGCCTTCCAATCCGCGGATCTGGACCTGCTGGCCGGGGCGCACCCGCTCGATGTCGCGCGGGAAGATCGGGAAGGTCGCCACGGTGCGCGCCGGGTCGGAAATCACGAACAGCGGCTCGCTATCGGCAATCGACCCCACATTGGCATTGCGCGCACTGATCACGCCCGCCATCGGTGCGTAGATCGCATAGGTCTGGAGCGAATAGCTGCTCTCCACCTTCGCGAGCAGCGTTCCCTTGGCCACCCGGTCGCCGACGTTCCTGAACACCGCCACCACCGGGCCGGGATACTTGGCGCCCACCTCGGCGCTGCCGGCCGGATCGAGTTCGACCCGGCCAATGATCTCGACCGTATCGCCGATCGCTTGCGAGCCGACGGTCTCCGTCTCGATGCCGGCAGCACGCGCGGCCGCATCGGTGATGGTCGCGCGGCCCTCGTAGGATGCAAAGCTCCACTTGTGAGCCTTGCCGCCCATGCTCGCCTCGACCACGACATCGAAGCTGTGCGGCTCGACCAGCACCGCATTGCCGCGCAGGAAATCGTCCTGCGGGGCGAAGTCGAAGGTGGTCTTCTCCCCGTCGAGCCGCGCGATCATGACGCGCGCCTTGACCTCTTTGGGATCAAGCGGCTTGTCGTCACGGTAGGCGTAGAGCCGGTATTCGGGCGGCACGCCATCCTCGAACACGGTGACCTCGATGGCAAAATCGCCGTCGCGCAGCATCCGCCCGTTGTGCGGCCCGCGCTCGTAATCGGCGGCCGCAGCAGCTTCGGCTTCGGCGCTTTCTGCGGTCCCGGCATTCTCACCCGCTTGACCGCAGGCGATGAGAGGTGCCGCGAGAAGAGCGGCTGCGATGAGATAGATACGGCGCATGGTCAGTTACCCCCAACGAGTTCGGCAAACCGGCCGGTCAGGCGATCAAGTTCAGCCTTGGCACGGTGATATTCGGTCATGGCATCGACCATCCGCACGCGTGCGTCATGCAGCGCGTTTTGCGCGGTCGAGACGTCGAGAAAGGTGAAGCCGCCGCGCTTGTAGCCCGCCAGCACTTCGCGCAGCGTCTGCTCGGCGCCGGGCACGACCTTGGTGCGGATCGCCTCCGCCTCGTGGCCCGCTTCCTCGACCCGCTCCACGGCAAAGCCAATGGCGCGGCGCCGCTCGAACCGCTCGACGGCAAGGTCGGCTTCGATCTGGCGCTTCTCGGCTTCGGCGCGGTCGCGATTGGCCTGGTTGAGTGCGCGGTTCGATAGCGGCAGCGAGAAGCCGCCAACAAGAGCGACATCGCCCGTGCCAAGGAAACGCGGGCCGGCGAACACGGTCGGATCGGTGCGCGCGTTCGCGGCCTGCAATCGGATATTGGCATCGGCGCGGCGGCTGCGCGCCTCATACAAGGCCAGATCGATCGAGGCGAGATCGTCCGGCACTGTGCCTGCTGGCGCAAAGTCGAGAAAGGCGTCGGTCACAACCGCGAACTCTTTGTCGGCCTGTCCGGTGAGCAAAGCAAGTCGGGCCTTGGCCGCTTCCACCGCATGTTCGGCCAATTCCAAATCGACCTTGGCTTCCGCCAGCTGCGTGCGCGCGCGCGTTCCTGCAAAGAGCGGATCGCGGGCATCGTCCACCCGGCGCTGCACGTCTTTCTGGAGCGCTTCGGCGATCTCGACCCGGCTGCGCGCGAGTTCGAGATCGAGCGTCGCGGCCTGCACCTCGACGTAGAGTTGCTGGACCTTCTGGGCGAGATCGAGCCGCGCGATCAGCCCCTGCGCCTGCGCGACCCCGATGTCGCCTTCGGCCAGTGCCACCCGGGCCGCACGCTTGCCGCCCCGCTCGATGCGCTGATTATAGGTGGCATCGATCTGGAACTGGTTGAAACCATTCGTCCCGATGTTCTCGACGGCGCCGTCGATGGTCGCAGCGGGCTTTGTATCAGCAGCCGCGCGCGCGGCCTCCAGCACTTCCACCCGGGCTGTTGCTGCGGCACCCAGCGGCGAGTTGGCCACAGACTGGCGGATCGCCTCTTCGAGGGTCAGCGTATCGGCATTGGCCGCTCCCGCTGACAGGAACGTGACCGCAAGCAGTGCGGCACGCAGTATCGTCTTCATTTCACCTGCTCCTGACACGTCTGCTCAAGGCGCGGCCGGACTCAGCCGGCAGCACCGTGCAACGATGTCAGGCGGTTCGCGGAGGTCTCAGAAGCGAGTTGGGGCGGGAGATAGCCGCAAGCGATGCAGGCGGCGGAAAATGGAGCTCCTTCGCCGATGGCAGGCCTCCAAATTCGGTATGATCGGCGGACAGCAGGGCGAAGCCATGCCCGGCCATGGAGCCATGACTATGCGTCAGGCCTCTCTCCGGATCCCGCTGATCGGCCGGTGCGTCCCCAAGCGCCGCCTTCTCGAAGCTTGCCCCCGGGTCCACAGCGTGAACATGGTCCGAATGGTGCGTATGAACGGCCGTGGCAGAGGACAACTGCTCGTGCACAGCCAAATGCGCATCCCAAGCTCTGCCCGAAAGGAGCATCGCGCAGAGGACAAGGAGCAGGCCAAGCCGGGCAAACATCTGGAAAAGGCTAGGGCCAAACTATGCTCGAAGCAATATGTCTTTCCCCGTGCGTCGCTCGCAGGGGTCTATGGTGCAGGCAAGTCTCGAGCACCGAGACCCTCTATAGGCAACGCATCTGAGCCAATTTTAGGCCTTGGCGACTGGTGAGCTCGTGCCGGGAGAGGAGCCTTGTTTCCGATTAATGAACACGCATGGCAGGTCATCGCCGCCGCTCTATTCAGCTGTCACGCGGCTGCGATGCCGCCTTGATTTTGCGACGCCATAATCGGCGAGACGGGGTGCTGGCTAACTCTGAAGACAGATTGGAGGACAGCGGCCTCTCCGGAATGCGTGATCAACGCCGGCATTTTGCAATCAGCTCAGTCACAGAATCGATAGGGTCAATGCCTGAGTGAGCCGTAATGTCCGGTTTTGCCTTGAGAGCTGGCATTGAGGACATTGAAATCTGATGGCCGAAAAGTCCCACGATCTGGCTCTAGCGCGTACCGCTCTTTCAGGGGTTGAACCAGCGATTGTCGCTCGGGTTGAGCCGATCGGTCACATGGATTGTGCACCTTCTGAGGTCAGATAAAACGCCTAAGGCGAACGACTGTACGTCGCAAGGAACCCATTATGTGGGAGGAAATGTGGGAGAATACATCTGAAAATCCATTATTTATCTATAAAATACAGTACTTAATGAGGTGGTTCGGTACAAGCCCTGCCACCATTTGTTCCCCTTCTGGCTTCCGTTATCCTCCTAGAACTTGTAACCAAGCCGAGCATTTGTGCGGGTTGGTCACTCCGGCACTGTCCGGCACCTTCCGACCCTTGGAACGAAATTTGGGGGTAGGGGGGATCGGTCGATACCCCCAGAGGCGGAGAATCGAGGTACGCTCACCGACGTCCCGATCAAGAAAGCCAGGCCCGCTGACAAGCCTTACAAGATGCCAGATTCCGACGGACTCTATGTGCTGGCGTCGACCACGGGCAATCGGTCCTGGCGCCTCAAGTACCGGCTCGGCAAAAAGGAGAAGCTGCTCACCTTCGGCAGCTATCCCGACGTCTCGCTGATCCGCGCGCGCGAGCTTCGCGAGGCGGCGAAGGCCACGCTGCGCGACGGACGAGATCCCGCCGTGGAGAAGAAGCAGCCCGCGGCGGCGCGGACCTTCGCAGCGGCGAACATCTTCGAGGCATGCGCCCGGGAATGGTACGCGCTCAACAAACCGCGCTGGAGCCCGGCGCATGTCCCCGCATTCTGGAAGGTTTGCGCCCACGCTTGCTTGGCGTCGGTTTCCGTCCCGTCGCACGCTCCATTTCCTCCAGCCAGGCGGTCGAGCCGATCGGCCGACCCGGCGTTTCGGCTTTACGCAGCGCCGCATATCCGTTCGGGAAAAGGGCGCCTGTGTTCGCGGCTGCGGCGGTGAGCCGATCGCGGATACCGGCCGTCGGCAGTCCGTGAGGAGAATCGGCAGGAGTCACGCGAAACCGGTGCCGCGGCGCAGCGGTCCGGAGCCCTCGCCCGACGCGATAAGGCTTGACGAAGTGAACGTTATCATTTAGGTGAACGTTCACAATTCGCGCTACAATCGCGCAAATACATAATCCTGGGGAGGAATTGCCGATGAATGATTCGCGGAAGGTCAGTTTCGATCGCTTGACAATGGGCGCTTCGTTGCTTGCGATCGGCATCGCATCTCAACCGGTCCTCGCCCAGGAAAGCGTCACCGCGCAGAATGAGGATGACGCGATCGTCGTCACCGGCATCCGCGCGAGCCTTGAGCAGGCACAGGACATCAAGCGCGACGCGCAAGGCATTGTCGATGCCATTTCCGCCGAAGACATCGGCAAGTTCCCCGACACCAATCTGGCCGAATCCCTGCAACGCATCACGGGCGTGTCGATCGACCGGGCGAGCGGGGAAGGGTCGACCGTCACCGTCCGCGGCTTCGGTCCCGAATTCAATCTTGTCGTGGTGAACGGCCGACAGATGCCGACTTCGACCTTGGGCGACGGCTTTTCGGCGCCGTCGTCGCGCAGCTTTGATTTTGGCAACCTCGCCGCCGAGGGCGTCGCGGGGGTCGAGGTTTACAAGTCGGGCCGCGCGTCGCTTCCCACTGGCGGTATCGGCTCGGTCATCAACATCAAGCTGCCGCGACCGTTGGATCGCCCCGGTCTCAGGGGCAGCATCGGTGTCAAGGGCGTTTACGACACGTCGCAACTTTATGGAACGGACGTCACGCCCGAAATCTCGGGCATCGTCAGCAAGACCTTCGCCGATGACCGCATCGGAATCCTGCTCGCCGGTTCGTATCAGAAGCGCAATGGCGGGCAGGCGCAGTTTACGGTGGGCAATTGGCGGCCGGGCTATACGGGCGCCGAGAATAACTGGGGTACGCTTGCGCAGCCCGGAGATCCGCGGTTCGCCAATATCGAAAACCGTCCGGGACCCACCGACATTTACCAGGTTCCGCAGAATGCGGCCTATGATTTTTACGATTTTCAACGCGAACGGATCAACGGACAGGCGGTGTTGCAGTTCAGGCCGACGGACAGGCTCGACGTATCGCTCGACTATATTTTTGCTCAAAACACGTTCGACAGCCGGCAAAGCAGCATCGGCGTGTGGTTCAATCACAATGACACGTCGAGCAGCTGGACCAACGGCCCTGCCGCCGGGGCCAATTTCTACGCGGAGAATTTCGCCGCAGCCGAAGGTAAGGATCTGGCGATCACCGGCGCGGTCGGCTCGAACCGCAATATCAACCATTCGTTCGGCGGCAACATCAAGTGGGAAGGGCCGTGGGGACTCCGCCTCGAGCTCGATGGTCACCATTCCACGGCCGAATCGAAGCCGACCTCGCCTTATGGCAGCGGAATTGCCGTTGGCACCGCAATCTTTGGCGTCGCCAGTCAGCGAGTGGACTTCACCTCGGACATGCCGGTCATGTCCGTCACGATGCATCCTGGTTCCGAGATTGCGGCGGAGAATATCCGTCCGGCGGGCAACGCCTTCCGCAATGCCTATATGAAGGATACGATCGATCAGGTCAGCTTGCGTGGCGGGTTCGATTTTGACGCATCATTTATCGAAAGTCTCGATTTTGGCGCGAGCTACATCGAGAATGATGTGCGTACCGCATTCGGGGTGATCCAGAACGACACCTGGGGCGGAACCCTGTCTGCGGCGGACACGCCGGATTCGCTTTTTGTTCCGCGTGCCCTTGCCCCCGACCTTGCCGGCATGAATGGATCGAGCGATCCGGCAGTCATCCCTACCTATTTTCTGATCGACACGGCGGGGCTGATTTCGCTCCTCGACGACAGGCTCGGTATATGTGACGCCGCGCCGGGCGATACGTGTCTGGCGCCCTATTCCACCGACCGGCGCATCGTCGAGAAGTCGGTCACGCCCTGGATCCAATCCTTTCACAGCTTCGATCTGGGCGATGCCAGGGCGAATCTTCGCCTCGGGCTTCGCTACGAGAAGACCAAGGTTACATCGAGGGCGCTTGCCGAGATCCCGACGGGCACCGTCTGGGTGGCGCAAAATGAAATCAGTCTGGTCAAAACGCCCGGCACCGATTTCACGACGCTGAAAGGCGAATATGAGAACTGGCTTCCGGCGATCGATTTCGATCTGTCGCCCTTTGAAAATGTGAAGCTGCGCGCATCATACAGCCACACGATCACCCGCCCCGACTATGCCAGCATGCAAGGCGGCATCACGCTCGCGCAACCGTTGCGCGTGGGGGCCGGCGGCAGCCAGGCGAGCGCGGGTAATCCGGCGCTGCTTCCCTACAAGTCCAAGAACGTCGATCTGTCGGCCGAATGGTATTATGATCGCGCGAGCTATGTGTCGGTGGGCTTCTTCAACAAGAAGGTCAGCAATTTCATCGCCAACGACACCACCCAGACGCCCCTGTTCGACCTGCCCGATCCCTCGCAAGGTGCGGCGGCGGCAGCAGCGCGCCAGGCGCTCGGGTCAAACGCCAGTTTTGACCAGATCGTCGCCTGGGTGCAGGCCAACCGGCCCGCCGACTATGTGGCCGGCGTCGGCACGGCGGGCGGCATAGCGGGACGCGCGGGCGATCCGAATGTCATCTTCACCTTCACCCAGCCATCGAACAGCGATCAACAGGCGCGGCTTTGGGGGTGGGAGTTCGCGATCCAGCATAATTTCTGGGACACCGGCTTCGGTGCGATCCTGAACTATACCGTGGTCAACAGCGATACGGCATTCGATAACACATTGCCGTGGACGACGACGCAATTCGCTGTGCCCGGCGCGAGCGACAGCGCCAACGCAGTGCTATATTACGACAAAAACGGCTTGCAGGCGCGCATCGCCTATAACTGGCGGGACCGGTTCCTGGCGGGCAAGGATCAGGATCCCTATTACATCAAGTCCTACGGCCAGTTCGACGCCAGCCTGAGTTACGAGTTCAAGAAGGGGCTTACGGCATTTGTCGAAGGCATCAATATCACCAAGGCCGACCGGACCGGCGTGCGCCGCAACGATCGCGCGATTTTCTTCGCGGCGCCTGGCTATGCCCGCTATTCGGCAGGCATACGGTTCACCTTCTGACGGAGCAGGCGTGACCCGCAAACCGCGCTGACGACGATGGGCCGCATTGCTTCCGCAGTGCGGCCCATCTGTTTTGTTTCGCAACCAATGTCGGATATCTGATCGAGCGATGGACAGATCGATTCACAATGTGGTGATCGTCGGAGGGGGAACCGCAGGCTGGCTCTCGGCATGCGTCCTGGCGGCGCGCCGTCCCGATCTGTCGATCATGTTGATCGAAGCGCCCAACATCGCCCCGATTGGCGTCGGGGAAGGCACCTGGCCGACGATGCGCGAAACCCTGGCGACGATCGGCATCGAGGAAAGCGAGTTCCTGCGCGAGTGCGATGCGTCGTTCAAGCAGGGATCGCTGTTCGTCGGGTGGGTGAACGGCGCGCCGGATGATCGCTATCTTCATCCTTTTTCCGCTCCGCCGCCGCATGACATGCGCGACTTGTTGGCGGCCTGGCGAGCGGATGAAGACGCCACCTCCTTTGCCGCTGCAATGACGCCGCAGGCCGCGATCTGCGAACGCAACCTTGCTCCGCGCCACCCTGCGATGCCGGACTATGCGGGAACGGTAAACTACGCCTATCATCTTGACGCCGGGAAATTTGCCCGGCTTCTCGCGCGCCATGCCACCGAACGGCTCGGCGTGACACATATCGCTGCCGAAGTTGCCGGAATTATCGGCGGTAGCGATGGCGATATTGCGGCACTTGGGTTGCGTGACGGCAGGTCGATCGAGGGCGATCTGTTCGTCGATTGCAGCGGACAGGCGGCACTTCTTATCGGCGGGCATTACGGCGTCGAATGGATTGATCGCGCCGACGTTTCTTTCAACGACCGCGCCCTTGCCGTGCAGGTGCCGACCCAGGCGGGAAGCGCTATCGCATCGCAGACCATCGGGACAGCCCACCGGGCCGGCTGGATCTGGGACATCGCGCTGCCGACGCGGCGCGGGATCGGCTGCGTCTATGCGGCGCGTTTCATGTCGGACGGGGAGGCTGAC is a genomic window of Sphingopyxis sp. FD7 containing:
- a CDS encoding efflux RND transporter periplasmic adaptor subunit; translation: MRRIYLIAAALLAAPLIACGQAGENAGTAESAEAEAAAAADYERGPHNGRMLRDGDFAIEVTVFEDGVPPEYRLYAYRDDKPLDPKEVKARVMIARLDGEKTTFDFAPQDDFLRGNAVLVEPHSFDVVVEASMGGKAHKWSFASYEGRATITDAAARAAGIETETVGSQAIGDTVEIIGRVELDPAGSAEVGAKYPGPVVAVFRNVGDRVAKGTLLAKVESSYSLQTYAIYAPMAGVISARNANVGSIADSEPLFVISDPARTVATFPIFPRDIERVRPGQQVQIRGLEGERTQSAVIRDFLPLADVTSQAVTARAALPNRDGFWRPGMAVRGLVTVEQRQVPLAVRTDAIQQFRDFRVVFAKIGQTYEVRMLELGKEGPEWTEVISGIKPGTVYAAENSYVIKADIEKSGASHDH
- a CDS encoding TolC family protein: MKTILRAALLAVTFLSAGAANADTLTLEEAIRQSVANSPLGAAATARVEVLEAARAAADTKPAATIDGAVENIGTNGFNQFQIDATYNQRIERGGKRAARVALAEGDIGVAQAQGLIARLDLAQKVQQLYVEVQAATLDLELARSRVEIAEALQKDVQRRVDDARDPLFAGTRARTQLAEAKVDLELAEHAVEAAKARLALLTGQADKEFAVVTDAFLDFAPAGTVPDDLASIDLALYEARSRRADANIRLQAANARTDPTVFAGPRFLGTGDVALVGGFSLPLSNRALNQANRDRAEAEKRQIEADLAVERFERRRAIGFAVERVEEAGHEAEAIRTKVVPGAEQTLREVLAGYKRGGFTFLDVSTAQNALHDARVRMVDAMTEYHRAKAELDRLTGRFAELVGGN
- a CDS encoding tyrosine-type recombinase/integrase, which produces MRVGHSGTVRHLPTLGTKFGGRGDRSIPPEAENRGTLTDVPIKKARPADKPYKMPDSDGLYVLASTTGNRSWRLKYRLGKKEKLLTFGSYPDVSLIRARELREAAKATLRDGRDPAVEKKQPAAARTFAAANIFEACAREWYALNKPRWSPAHVPAFWKVCAHACLASVSVPSHAPFPPARRSSRSADPAFRLYAAPHIRSGKGRLCSRLRR
- a CDS encoding TonB-dependent receptor codes for the protein MGASLLAIGIASQPVLAQESVTAQNEDDAIVVTGIRASLEQAQDIKRDAQGIVDAISAEDIGKFPDTNLAESLQRITGVSIDRASGEGSTVTVRGFGPEFNLVVVNGRQMPTSTLGDGFSAPSSRSFDFGNLAAEGVAGVEVYKSGRASLPTGGIGSVINIKLPRPLDRPGLRGSIGVKGVYDTSQLYGTDVTPEISGIVSKTFADDRIGILLAGSYQKRNGGQAQFTVGNWRPGYTGAENNWGTLAQPGDPRFANIENRPGPTDIYQVPQNAAYDFYDFQRERINGQAVLQFRPTDRLDVSLDYIFAQNTFDSRQSSIGVWFNHNDTSSSWTNGPAAGANFYAENFAAAEGKDLAITGAVGSNRNINHSFGGNIKWEGPWGLRLELDGHHSTAESKPTSPYGSGIAVGTAIFGVASQRVDFTSDMPVMSVTMHPGSEIAAENIRPAGNAFRNAYMKDTIDQVSLRGGFDFDASFIESLDFGASYIENDVRTAFGVIQNDTWGGTLSAADTPDSLFVPRALAPDLAGMNGSSDPAVIPTYFLIDTAGLISLLDDRLGICDAAPGDTCLAPYSTDRRIVEKSVTPWIQSFHSFDLGDARANLRLGLRYEKTKVTSRALAEIPTGTVWVAQNEISLVKTPGTDFTTLKGEYENWLPAIDFDLSPFENVKLRASYSHTITRPDYASMQGGITLAQPLRVGAGGSQASAGNPALLPYKSKNVDLSAEWYYDRASYVSVGFFNKKVSNFIANDTTQTPLFDLPDPSQGAAAAAARQALGSNASFDQIVAWVQANRPADYVAGVGTAGGIAGRAGDPNVIFTFTQPSNSDQQARLWGWEFAIQHNFWDTGFGAILNYTVVNSDTAFDNTLPWTTTQFAVPGASDSANAVLYYDKNGLQARIAYNWRDRFLAGKDQDPYYIKSYGQFDASLSYEFKKGLTAFVEGINITKADRTGVRRNDRAIFFAAPGYARYSAGIRFTF
- a CDS encoding tryptophan halogenase family protein — its product is MDRSIHNVVIVGGGTAGWLSACVLAARRPDLSIMLIEAPNIAPIGVGEGTWPTMRETLATIGIEESEFLRECDASFKQGSLFVGWVNGAPDDRYLHPFSAPPPHDMRDLLAAWRADEDATSFAAAMTPQAAICERNLAPRHPAMPDYAGTVNYAYHLDAGKFARLLARHATERLGVTHIAAEVAGIIGGSDGDIAALGLRDGRSIEGDLFVDCSGQAALLIGGHYGVEWIDRADVSFNDRALAVQVPTQAGSAIASQTIGTAHRAGWIWDIALPTRRGIGCVYAARFMSDGEADATLRDYIAANMPEVHARDLTPRALAFRTGYRARLWHKNCVAVGLSAGFIEPLEASAIVMIELSLRALADNFPAGRAAMDIHARRFNALFHYRWERIVDFLKLHYVLSQRDDPYWKAHRAPATIPPRLAEQLALWRDQPPSAWDFPQMDEVFPAASQQYILYGMRPGETVSPCRPRSHVAARLADISERARALAAALPENAAYFAALRARAA